The sequence CTGCTAACTGCGACCAATTCTGAACCTCAGGTTCAGGATGCCGGCCTAGCGGCCAAGGCGGGGGCCTATTCGACGGCATCGGGCAAAGCCCGATGCCGTTTCCTTTTGTGCAGCCTTTTCATTGCGTCGAGTCGTTGCGATCCATGCGCTACTGGCTGATGAAATCCGAACCGGACGAGGCGAGCATCGACGACCTCGCCGCCGCCGCCGACCAAACCTTGCCGTGGACCGGCGTGCGCAACTATCAGGCGCGCAACTTCATGCGCGACACGATGCGGATCGGCGACGGCGTGCTGTTCTACCACTCGAGCTGCCCCGAGCCCGGCATCGCGGGGCTCGCGGAAGTCACGTCGACGCCCTACCCCGATCCGACGCAATTCGATTCGCAAAGTCCGTACCACGATCCGAAGTCGACTCAGGAATCCCCGCGCTGGGTGCTCGTCGACGTGCGCTTCGTCAAGAAGACGCCGCTCGTTTCCCTCGGCGCATTGCGCGAGCACGAGGAACTCGCCGACATGCGCGTGCTCGCGAAGGGCAACCGGCTGTCGATCACGCCCGTCACGCCCGAAGAATGGCGCTTCATCACGAAGCGCCTGATGAAGTGACGCGGCGGCCACGTCAAAC comes from Burkholderia savannae and encodes:
- a CDS encoding EVE domain-containing protein, with translation MRYWLMKSEPDEASIDDLAAAADQTLPWTGVRNYQARNFMRDTMRIGDGVLFYHSSCPEPGIAGLAEVTSTPYPDPTQFDSQSPYHDPKSTQESPRWVLVDVRFVKKTPLVSLGALREHEELADMRVLAKGNRLSITPVTPEEWRFITKRLMK